Genomic DNA from Gloeocapsa sp. DLM2.Bin57:
AATCAGGATTCGTCGCGATTATAGGTCGTCCTAACGTAGGAAAATCTACTCTACTCAATCAATTAGTAGGACAAAAAATAGCCATTACCTCTCCTGTAGCCCAAACTACCCGTAATCGTCTCAAAGGAATCCTGACGACTCCTACAGAACAAATAATTTTTATCGATACACCAGGAATTCATAAACCCCACCACGAATTAGGAAAAGTAATCGTCCAAAACGCCAAACACGCGATCGCCCTAGTAGATGTGATCTTATTTTTAGTGGATAGTTCTGTTAAAGTAGGAAACGGCGATCGTTATATCGCCGAATTACTAACGGATAACCCTACACCAATTATCTTAGGACTCAATAAATCAGACCTAGCCACCGATACAGCAGCAAGTTATCTAGACTTAGTCCAAAATTGGGAAGTAGTGAAATTATCAGCCCTAAACGGTACAGGATTAAACGAACTTCAGTCTCTAATAATCAATAAATTAGCCTATGGTCCTTACTATTATCCACCCGAACTAGTAACCGATATGCCAGAGCGTATGATTATGGCAGAATTAATTAGAGAACAAATCCTCTATTTAACTCGTCAGGAAATCCCCCACTCTGTAGCTATAGTCATCGAAAAAATCGAACCAAAAGCCAAAGTAACAAAAATTTACGCCGCTATTAACGTAGAGCGCAAATCACAAAAAGGTATAATTATTGGTAGAGGGGGAAGTATGCTCAAAGCTATTGGCACAGCAGCTAGAGAACAAATTACCAAGTTAATAGAAGGAGAAGTTTACCTAGAACTATTTGTTAAAGTAGAGCCAATGTGGCGTCAATCCCAAAGACAATTGATAGAATTAGGATATCAAGTAGAAAAATAGCTAAACTGTATCTATAATAGATTATCTTCATAACCTGGGGAAGACTCGGGAAGATTCTCAACAATCAAAGGTTAAGAGCGTAACTAGCCGTGAAAAATCAAGCATTCTACCAAAATTTTTATAGACAGGTATTG
This window encodes:
- a CDS encoding GTPase Era; the encoded protein is MNEFSLGTIPTPPPGFKSGFVAIIGRPNVGKSTLLNQLVGQKIAITSPVAQTTRNRLKGILTTPTEQIIFIDTPGIHKPHHELGKVIVQNAKHAIALVDVILFLVDSSVKVGNGDRYIAELLTDNPTPIILGLNKSDLATDTAASYLDLVQNWEVVKLSALNGTGLNELQSLIINKLAYGPYYYPPELVTDMPERMIMAELIREQILYLTRQEIPHSVAIVIEKIEPKAKVTKIYAAINVERKSQKGIIIGRGGSMLKAIGTAAREQITKLIEGEVYLELFVKVEPMWRQSQRQLIELGYQVEK